CTTCGTCATCATCAAGTTCAAGCTCAAGACTGGCTGCAAACGGATCGCGGTTAAGCTCATGCTGAAGCCAGAAGCGAATCGCCTCGATCATGTTAGCTTGAATCAGCATTTGCGTACGGCCATTTTCCATAGCTGAAGCAGAAAATCCGTACTCTTCATCCCACATGAGTTCAATGTTGACATCCTGTGGGTTGAGCTGCTTTTTGTTTGCCACATAAAGGCATAGTGCATTTACGATATCTTGTTCAGAAAGTTTTAGTTTCTCCATACGTTCGCTTCCTGTTCTTTCTTCTTCTTTTTATAAGAAACGTACAGTTTACGGATGACAACGATAGCCATAACGATGAATAACACGTTAATTAACAGACCAAGAATTGCACCAAATGAACCTAAGCTATTGATAAGTCCGCCAAGAAGAAGGCCTGCAATACCACCGAATAGAAGACCCTTCATCAAGCCGCCGCTTTTGCTTTTTGCAGGTGTGGCTGCATTTTTAGTCGGTGCGTTATTCTTAGCCGGGCTGTTTACATTAGAGTTTTGATTGGAAATATTAGAATTTTGATTGTTGCTTGGTTGGTAGTTTTTAGTACCGGAATTATATGATTTCTTTCCTTTTGCATCTGCATGATCCACATTTACGAAAGTTCCTGCACTAAACACCAACGCCATAGACATAAACAGCATAATAATTTTTTTCATTCTGCGAGTAAACCCCTCTCTGATAATCTTCGTACGTATATTCAATACGGATCGTTTCGATAAAAGTTACATATTTTTTTCGAAAAATATTCTTTTTTGTAAGGCTCTCTTGCTATTGTACATGTTTCATATCATTTCTGCACAATAAATTGCAATTTCCTTATGGTTTTCTTGGTAAAAACCGATAAATGATGTGTGGTATAGTAAAAGATAAGAAAAAATGGTCGAATCGCGTCGATCATATGGAATATCGAATGGAAAGGATGCAACATATGGCATATAAATTAGCTGCAATCGACATAGACGGTACATTATTAAATGATGATTATAAAATTACAGAAGCGAACAAGGAGGCGCTAAAGGCGGCAGAGGAAGAGGGTGTAAGCATCGTTCTTTGCTCAGGACGTGCTCCTCGCAGCGTAACTCCCCTGCTCGAAGAGATCGGAATTCATGGGTATTATATTTGTCATAATGGGGCTGTTACCTCGCACTCCAAAACAAAAGAAGTGCTTCATGAGGCGGGTTTTCTGATGGATTCAGTGAGAAATGCCCTGAATTACTGTCGGAAGGAAAATATTCATACTGATTTTTGTACGGCATTCGATATGTATACCGAGAGTTTAGAGCGTGAGGATGTACGGACAATGTACGCTAAATATTTGGCGCAGCCAACCCTCCTCGCTGATGCGCTCAATATAGAGGACAAGCTGGTGAAATTCACGTTGTTCGGTACGAGAGAACAACTGGATAAGGCATATACCGATTTGGGATTGATGAATCTTCCGGTTCGAACGCTTCGCAGCGGTCCTTCTTATATTGATTTGATTGACCAGGCAACATCCAAAGGAGCGGCACTCAACAATTTAGCGCAGCATCTCAACATCTCACTAAATGACACCATCGCGATTGGCAACTATTATAATGACTTAGACATGATTATGATGGCCGGAGTTGGTGTAGCGGTGGGGAATGCGCCGCAGGATGTGAAGGATAAGGCAAATCTTGTCGTAGCTTCTAACAATGAGAGCGGTGTGGCAGAAGCGCTGGAGCGTCTGGTGCTGATGAATAAGCAAGGTGTATAGTAAAGTTAAGAAGGCCCAGGTATACCTATCAGATAGGACCGGGGCCTTTGTGCGTCCTTACGCCTGTTCAACCGAATCGAGAATGGATAAGTGAGTGGCCATATATTGACTGTTTGTGTATAAGCGGAATCCTTGGTTTGGCACGTAGTCAAGCGTGAAGGCTTCCGGATACATAGTCAGAATGTCTTTGTCGAGGCAGTAGGTAATACCATCCTGTTCGAAACAATGAAACGAGGAGTCAGGTACTTCGCCTTTGACCAAAGAGAAGCGCATCATAAATCCGCAGCCCCCTTCTAAAATACCGAGAATGGACAGCCGCCGCGGCGCTGTAAGTTGTGCTTTCGCCTCTTTATGTGCTGTAGATGTAATGTGCAGCATGATACGTCTCCTTTCTCTTTTTTTCTATTGTACCTGTTTCTATGGTGGAAGAGAACATTTTCAGCTTGCAATTCTTGGACGAATGCTATACGTTGTAGTATGAAGAACAGACGCTGGCACTGCTCAATCTGTTCTATATATGATTCAAGGAGATGACCGCTATGCGCGCAGAAGCAGTTAAGTCCAGTAAAACATGTACCGACCCGATCGAAAAACACTTTTATGATATTATTCATCTTATCGGCGAAGACCCGGAACGCGAGGGATTACAGGAGACGCCGAAGCGCATCGCGAAGATGTACCGAGAGATTTTCAGCGGATTGGATGAGGACCCGGCTGAAGTATTGGGGAAGACATTCCCGGCAGAAGGCACCAACGACATCGTAATCGTACAAGATATTCCTTTTCACAGTGTATGTGAACACCATTTTGTTCCGTTTTTCGGGAAGGCGCATATCGGATACATTCCGAATGGGCGCATTGTCGGGCTAAGTAAATTTGCCCGTTTGGTTGAAATTTTATCACGACGTCCGCAAGTGCAGGAGCGCATTACCAATCAGATTGTCGATACACTTGAGAAAGTGATCCAACCGGTTGGCGTTATTGCTGTTGTGGAGGCTGAACACATGTGCATGAGCATGCGCGGAGTGAAGAAGCCTGGCAGCAAAACAAGAACAATTGCACGCCGCGGAATTTTTGATAAAGATAATGGTGTCCAGGAAGAACGCTTTTTCCGTTTGCTAGAGAAGCAATAGACTGGGGAAGAATAAGGAGAGACGAATACATTCGTCTCTTTTTTCTTTGCTGTGCGGTGGGAATAATGTATAATAGGCAGAAAAATACATAGTATGTGAAAATTATGGAGGCTAGTAAGAGATGGTTGCACAACAAGTGAAAACAATATTCGAAGAAAAATATCGGGACGTGGGTCGTATGTTGATCGCATGTCCGGATAGGCCGGGAATCGTTTCAGCGGTTTCTAATTTTTTGTTTCAGAGCGGAGCAAATATTTTGCAATCCGATCAATATACACAGGACCCAG
This window of the Aneurinibacillus sp. REN35 genome carries:
- a CDS encoding YxcD family protein codes for the protein MEKLKLSEQDIVNALCLYVANKKQLNPQDVNIELMWDEEYGFSASAMENGRTQMLIQANMIEAIRFWLQHELNRDPFAASLELELDDDEGIIAFATYHR
- a CDS encoding Cof-type HAD-IIB family hydrolase, with the protein product MAYKLAAIDIDGTLLNDDYKITEANKEALKAAEEEGVSIVLCSGRAPRSVTPLLEEIGIHGYYICHNGAVTSHSKTKEVLHEAGFLMDSVRNALNYCRKENIHTDFCTAFDMYTESLEREDVRTMYAKYLAQPTLLADALNIEDKLVKFTLFGTREQLDKAYTDLGLMNLPVRTLRSGPSYIDLIDQATSKGAALNNLAQHLNISLNDTIAIGNYYNDLDMIMMAGVGVAVGNAPQDVKDKANLVVASNNESGVAEALERLVLMNKQGV
- a CDS encoding iron-sulfur cluster assembly accessory protein, coding for MLHITSTAHKEAKAQLTAPRRLSILGILEGGCGFMMRFSLVKGEVPDSSFHCFEQDGITYCLDKDILTMYPEAFTLDYVPNQGFRLYTNSQYMATHLSILDSVEQA
- the folE gene encoding GTP cyclohydrolase I FolE; translation: MRAEAVKSSKTCTDPIEKHFYDIIHLIGEDPEREGLQETPKRIAKMYREIFSGLDEDPAEVLGKTFPAEGTNDIVIVQDIPFHSVCEHHFVPFFGKAHIGYIPNGRIVGLSKFARLVEILSRRPQVQERITNQIVDTLEKVIQPVGVIAVVEAEHMCMSMRGVKKPGSKTRTIARRGIFDKDNGVQEERFFRLLEKQ